One Arachis hypogaea cultivar Tifrunner chromosome 2, arahy.Tifrunner.gnm2.J5K5, whole genome shotgun sequence genomic window, TCCTTGAAGAATTCCTCAATCTGACAGATCTTCTTCTCCATCATGGTACTGAGCGCAAAAGGAATcaagttttggaggaaaatactctCAAAAAGACTAAGGGAAGGATTCGGATTCTGAGAGACTTTGTGGAGGACATCGAGGTTGGCCTCACAACTTCTGATAATGAGGGGGAGGATGACGGAACCTCTGATGAATCCAACTCTGATGCCTAGCTTCTTGTTATCTCATCTGCGAATAtgacttgttttttttttgttttgaacttGTTTAGTTTATTTTGTGGGATGACTGTAACAGACCTAAACTACTCTACTACTTAGACTAGATACACTGGCCACTAACAAATTTTGTGCAGGTTATTTCCTttcctcccttgatgacaaaagggggagaaaagaaaaggaatgttAGTTTTGGCTTAGGGATTAATAGTAATAGTTAAGAACAATGTTTTGTGGTGCTTTGTGTTAATTGCTCTGTGCTTTCATTACTGTGATTTATAGTTTAGAAATATTGGTTTTGGCTGTTCTTAAGTTTTGGTTCAGGAAAAGATGTAAGCCATGATCAAGGGGGAGTAATGCTAGCATTCAGGGGAAGCAACTCAAAATCCGAATGTCATCAAAGGGAAGTGTTCTTAActcagttaattttttttaatttaatttccctatatttttatgtttgtcatcaagggggagattgttgagcctagtttgattttgggttatattatgatgacaaacattgttTTTGGGTTAAAAGCCCAATATTGTTTAATGTGTGCTTTATTGTGGCAGGCCCAAGTATACTAGCATTTGATACATCAGCCCATCACAGTAAATAGAAAAGCAGCTCACATTGTTCCTTAGTGCAGTAAACAAGTCCAACAATTCCTCATAGTACTGTTTAGCAACATTAAAtgattatgtatatatttgctaAAAGCAATATGAGGACAGCTGTATCATGCAAGGACAAGTGTAGCTCTGTAAAAGAAAGCAAGGACACAAAGGGTACACACACTAACCCAAGGACATCACCAAAGCACTGCTGTGGATCGTGGTTATGCAAAACACAAACTTGCATAGAGCAGCAGCAAGGAAATGGAGCAGAATGGAAAAGAGGAACAtgccaagaaagaaagaaacaccaAGGATAGCAGAGGTAGTGGTGGAGCTCCTCGGACAGCAGAGGAAGTGGAGCAGGATGAAGAAAGGACTGCATGCCATCAAGGACCACTCCAACGGGCAGCAAGGAAAAACAGAGAGGATGAAGCTACAATGAAGCTAAGAAGATATATAGCAAGCTTCAATCCACATTTAGGGCTAAGGAAGAGAGCACACATATTCAGAGCATCATCTCTAACTTAGAGCTGaaatctctttcttctactcaagcttaattctGATTTTAAGTTATGGCTGTCTTgcattattttctgttttgaaaaaGGCAATTGTGTGAGGatcaaaagccaagagagaaaaggcaagagtgatgcaAAATAGCCACAGACTTCTGATGTAATTTGGGTTtatgaactaggattagttccccttgccaagttgggttagcacttggtgaGAGTTGAATCTGTGTAGATTCCCCTTTCAAGTTGGGATAGCACTTTGGGGTTGCTAAGCTTTGGTGTATAAAGCTTAGGGGTAGATACTAGTTGGATTAGGAAttaattcaatagtattggtgaatgtaatctgagaattatagtgaaattccaccaTAGTTTGTGGTGGGGACTGGATGTAGGATTCATGACACTAAgaatccgaaccaggatacatgctggcccctttctcctcttctctcctTTTTTAATGTTCTGCGTATGAGACTATTTCAAATAATCTCCTGCAACTCGAGCAACAGCAAAAACAGAACAAGAAAATTTGAGTTTTTAAccaacttgattcaacccccccttctcaagttcaacTAGAACCATCAGTAAAATATAAGGTCTTGGGAAAGacagagacaatcctagaacttcgacactcaaatttaaaacttaaaaattttaaaacgaaAACCGTAAGCAGGATATTTATCTAAGGTTATAAATCTTAACTAAACTTTGACTAAAATCCTCAATTCTCtgccttcctccaatcctccaagaCTCCAGTAGAACCACACAGATAAACAAAACAGACAAAGACAAACACAAGTAAAGTATAATTATTGCAGGTAGCAAGTATGGCAGATAAGCACAGTGATTCACAAAGACAAACCCAAATAATGCACAagcaagcaaaacatacaaatgcatatgatgcatgtctgccctatggctAATGAACTCATTTGTTGGTTATAcaaccaacccgacatgtccagtAGTTAACCTGGGTATTGTCTCTCTGTTGTGAATAAATATCTCAGCACATCGGCTGACCATTAGAAGGagagtgccctgtcaccattagatgGATTACGTACTCTGTCACCATTAGAGAAATTAgtaccctgtcaccattagagggaataggtgccctgtcacccttacaactagAGAGAGAAAACACAGACATAATCATTAACATACTCATCATTAACATCCTCAATCATGCCTCATTtatttgttcatcattttcattATCTCATCAAATCAATTTTTACCTCTTTCAACTCTTCGGATACCAATTCTATTTTTCCCACTCACTAACCCTTACTTCGTAACCCAAAACCTTTACTAATAGACCTTAAACAGAGTTTTTAGATGTTTGAAAAATCAGAGGActgatcaataattcaaaggtaGTGAATTTTTATCAAAACAGTAGTTTCAGAGGTTTACAAATTTGCCGAAAAGGTCAAACagtaaaaaatagaaatttagtGTAAAACAGAATGGTATACGTATGCACCAAGGTGTGCATACGCACGTAACAACAAGCCTTCCCGTGCTTGTACATACACACACTTGCAAAATTCTCAAGGGGCACGTATGCACACACCTCGTGCATATGCACGAGTTAAAACACACACCAGAAATCCTGATTCTCTGCACTTAGAAAATTTTCAGTTTTTAGTAGGCAACTTTTAGCAtctataacttcctctacaaaattccaatttccacaaactttaaaccattttaaatctCTTGAAACTCTCTTTAATTTGAATCAAAATTCATTAAAATCCGAAATTCGAAGCTCAAGTTATGGACCGCTGAAGTttattaaaaatctatttttaccaaaagagTTCAAAACTTCTATTTTCCAAATTTTCATTTTCAAACCAAAGTTCATCAACCCAAATTCTATACAAAATCCTTCCATACCCTTTTTACCCCTTTCtcaacatataaatataaaattctatCAATTTTAAAACAATAACTTTATAATCAAACATCTTTTATGCATAATTCAACAATATATCACTATCATCATTCATACAAGCATCATCCTCATAATTCAATATCACCATACATCATCAAACTTCTTATCATCAATACTTACCATCTCAACAATACATTCCCACACCTTCCAACTCTAATATACTCATTATTCAACAATTGCATATACATACATACcactcatcaaattctcaatttaTCACTATCATTATTCACAATCATCCATATTCAATCATCATATGTTTCAATCCTTCACTCAACAATTctaagttttcacaaaatattatatattacatacgaAAAACCAAGATCATATCTTGGCCGATTTCTCCCTATGCCAAAAACACCTCAAATTGGCAAAATCACAAGACTCCACCACCAAATATGTAGTACCCAAAGCTTAATCAAGCTCTCAATCTCCTCAAATGTATTCTAAAATCACATATACACTACCTAGTATATATTACCACATTCATATACACAAACTTAATGCTCAACcacaattaatcaagaaattCACTAAGATTTGAGAAACCTTACCCGTGCCTCAAGAGAACAAAATCCGCTAATCCTCCAAGCTTAATTTGAGCCTAAACACTAAGACATCAAGTTTTAACAACAAAACtctcacattttttaaaattaaggaGAAATGAGGGTCTGAGATGAAAACGAAGTTCCTTACCAAAATTAGTTATCGAACTTTATAGAGCTCGATGCGGTGGGCACGTGATTGCAAACGGTGTGAAAATCGAAAATCGAAGTTGGAAGATATAAGAGATTGAAGTTGAATGGAAATTTGAGTTAGGGTTCCATGAACTTCTTTCCCTCTTCAGCATTCCTTGCTGAATgaatgaggaagaaggagagtTCATTAAGTGTATTGGGTTTTGTTGGTTGGGTCTTGGGTCCGGTTTAGGCTCAGTTCGATTGGTTCGATACGTTCGGTCTAATTttaggccaaaatctttaaaattagtgtcgaaaTTCATGTTTTAGTTATTTCTACCCCCATTAAACCATAAAATTCAACTTCATAATTTCttggattaataattaatttattaggtaattattcactaattacgCAGGATTTACAATAAAGGGCTAAAAGCTTTAGGTGATGATCATTTGTGTTGGACCGATAATAGAAGTGAATTGTATGATGTTTCCTCGGGTTATCAAATAGCGTATAGGTTTAGGCATTCCCATATTTCCTTGTGCCCTCAAATGATGCAAAATAGTAATCTGTGGAGATCAATATGGAGATTGAAAGTTCTCTCATGCCCTTCATCAGTATCAACTTGGCATTGTGCCCCTATGAATCTAGATGAACCGATCCTAGCTTTCTCGGGCTTTGTACATTAGTGGATTAGGAAACTTGAAGATGCTAGAATAAGTTGAAAGGTATCAGTTCCAGACTTGAAGGGAAGAGCAGGGGAGAGCAGAGATTGAAGAAGAGaaattgaagagagagagagagagagagagagagagagactttcTATTCAGATTTTGTTAAAGTTTAACATGGGTTATAATTGCAACAACACTGTAACTAACACATACATCTGGTTATATAAGCTGAGCCTAGTGACAGCTTGCAACTAATTCTAATATGAGAGAGAGAGTGTATAACTAACTTTGCTGACTTAGCTTGGCTTAACTAACTTAGCAACTATTTCAGTTTCATCTCAATCACTACTCTATCATGCACCCTGCTATCTGATTTCATTGTGTTGCTCAACACTTGCTCCATCATACACTCTGCTGCTGAGGTCTTTAGTTTTGCTGCTATTCTGCAAAACTCCTTCATTACTAGGTATGGCTGGCTCATGAACTGTTCCTGCTGCCCCTTCAGCAGTGGCACTGTACAACAAATTTTGCTCAATATTCAACCTTGCTCTAGCACTTCTAAACATTCCAGAGGCAATTGCCTTTGTCAAAATGTCTGCCAACTAAACAGATCCTAGAACATGGCTGACTTGTATTACTTTATTCACTACATAGTCCCTCACAAAATGAAGATCAGTTTCAAAGTGTTTAGACTTTGAATGCAGGATGAGGTTGGCTGCCAAAAGCACAAAACTCAGGTTATTGTAGTATATGGTGGGAGTAGAAGCTGTGACCCTTAGCTCACTTAGCAGGTTCTTGATCCATATAAGTTCTGCAACTAGATCCGCCATAGCTCTATATTCAGCCTCTGTGCTTGACCTGGATACCACAGATTGCTTCTTAAAAGACCAGGACACCAAGTTTCTTCCTAAGAAGACACACATACCACCAATTGATTTCCTGTCATCTGGGTCTCCTCCCCAATCCGAATCACAGTAGGCTGTGATGTTCAACAAGTCATTCTTGTGGAGATGTAGCCCATATTTGATTGTTTCACTTGCATACCTGAAGATTCTTTTAACAAGTTTCCAATGCGATTCCAACGAGTCTTGCATGAACTGTGAGAGTTTGCTTATAGCATAGGCGAGTTCTGGTCTTGTAATGGTGAGATACTGAAGACTTCCTACCACTAAATGATAAAGTGCTGGTTCATCAAACCTGTCACCACCAAACTGAGATATTTTCAGTGATGATGGGAGAGGTATTTTACAAGGCTTATAGCCTGTCATACCTGCCTTTCCTAGTAAATCATTATCGTATTTCTCTTGGCTGAGTAGCAGTCCACCACCCTTAGTCTTGCTAACCTGAATGCCTAGAAAATAATGAAGACCCCCCATATCCTTGAGTGCAAACTTGCAATTCAGCTGGTTCACTACAACCGTCATAGCACTTGTTGAGCTTCCAGTGATGATCATATCATCTACATACACAAGCACAAAGGTGGTAGCATTGGTATCAAACTTGGTGAAGACTGAAACATCAGAGGTTGTGGCAGTGAATCCAAGCTGAAGCAATTATGCAAAGCTGTAGATAGTTTATGATACCAGGCCCTCGCTGCCTGTTTCAGGCCATACAACACCTTGGTAAGTTTGCAGACCAGCTTCCCATCACCCTCCACATAACCCTGTGGCTGTCGCATATAGGGGGTGGCAGGAGTACCCGAACCCGCGAGTATCTGACCCGCCCCAACCTGGTCGGGGCAGGTTTAAACCCGACCCGAAGCGGGGCGGGTTTTGATCGGGACGGGTGAAagagcggggcggggcggggtcggggttaggataaacccgcccctacccgccccggagtacatatatatatatatatatatatatatatatgtatatatatatataccattttaagtttttagggtttctatttTCTAATCCTCACAGCCACCAGCCCTCATTTACGCGTTTCTCTTCAGCCCCAAAGAACCTTAGCAAAGAAGACTGAAGAGGGAAGGAAAGTCACTTCCTCTTCTCCCCAGTGAACCTCAGATCTAGTGACCTTCACTGTGCCATCGAGCCTTCCGCCGAGCTTGTCACCGTCGCTGCGCTGCCGTCCTGCCGAGCCCGTCGCGGACTCGCTCCTGCTGCGCTGTCGTCCTGTTGGCGCCGTGTCGTCGCCCTGCTGAACGCTCGAATTTACTCATCGTTGGCTCGTTGCTGCACAACCGAAGCTACTGAGTGAACCCCTCTTTCTCACCGTCTTCCTCCAAGTGGTAAGTTTTCCTGACTCTGCGTTGCCCTTTTTGATCAGATTAAATCAATATCCAAGTCCAAGAAGTTTAATACGTATGAATCATGAAATATATATATGagataaaatatagaaaattaatttttgtaactAGTTAAGTACCCAATTTTTTTTCATCACAATTCACAGATTGCATACCATTGCTTAGATGAAGACTTTTTTCTTCACAGTATGTGTATTAGGGTATTGCTTGCCAAATTAATGCTAGAGTTTGTCTTCACAGTAGTTGtagctttaattatttttaatttcatagtTTTGGTTAGAATTTGAGTAGTTAGAGTTTTTACTGTTTTCTCTTGTGATTGAGGTATTGCTTGCCAAATTAATGCTAGAGTTTGCCTTCAAAATATTTTCATACAATTGCTTGCCAAATTAATGCTAGACTTTGCCTTGTCCATTTCTTTGGGTtctcaagaataaaaaaaaaatccctaATGGCTAATGAGTCAAATAATAACAAACTTGGAGTTCTATAATTGAAGGGTTTTTGAGTCATTGTGGTTGGAGTTCTGTAATTGAGTCTCTTGAATTTGGTTGTCCACTTTTTTAATCCCCTTCCAAGGCATTGAGAACTATGATGTTCCAAGAGGAAGGAAAGAGTTGTAGAAGGCAtgcagaggagaagaagagcaagataTTTGGGAACATGGAGATTCAACAAAAATACATTGATGACTTTGTTGATTATATGCAAATTCATAGACctattaagaataattaattaaataaagatcAGCTCTCATTAAGAGATTCTTTTTGTATGTTATCCTTCTGCTTGTGTCATAAAGCATTAGCTATTAAGGTGTGAATTATGTCATGCTTTATTTTTAAGATATAAGATTTATTTGGAGTTCTAAAATAAGCAAAgtgtatgtattttttttaacaatgtaTGCAATTTCATATTCTACTCAATTTTGTTGAAATAATACTTaaatattatattagaatttgtgCTTCAATTTAAATTCGACatttatctttataatttttttttatttgcgtAACatctataaataaataatactctTATATCAAATAAGATACATAGTAGATACATAGTAAACACAGAACCCCTTTTTTCTAATTTCTTCTATTTCTAACCATTTTAACCTTTCCTAGCAAGCATTATAAGTGGAATCCATTTTAACCTTTTATACCATTTTAACCTTTCCTACCATGTTATCCTTTTACACTGCTGCATTTTGGTCAATAACTTAGAtaccaaattatttttatttttagttagtagGTGTGTGTCTTTGAATGGGATGTGGGTTTCACATTCTAACCACTGCAAATTAAAGAAAACAGAGCTGTTACCACTTACTAGATTtgtttatgcattttcatttaaTGCCATTTACTCAACTTGTTATATGATTTGTGTTCAGTTCATATACTATGTCATTTACTTTAATGCATTTTCCT contains:
- the LOC112728174 gene encoding uncharacterized mitochondrial protein AtMg00810-like — protein: MRQPQGYVEGDGKLLGFTATTSDVSVFTKFDTNATTFVLVYVDDMIITGSSTSAMTVVVNQLNCKFALKDMGGLHYFLGIQVSKTKGGGLLLSQEKYDNDLLGKAGMTGYKPCKIPLPSSLKISQFGGDRFDEPALYHLVVGSLQYLTITRPELAYAISKLSQFMQDSLESHWKLVKRIFRYASETIKYGLHLHKNDLLNITAYCDSDWGGDPDDRKSIGGMCVFLGRNLVSWSFKKQSVVSRSSTEAEYRAMADLVAELIWIKNLLSELRVTASTPTIYYNNLSFVLLAANLILHSKSKHFETDLHFVRDYVVNKAIASGMFRSARARLNIEQNLLYSATAEGAAGTVHEPAIPSNEGVLQNSSKTKDLSSRVYDGASVEQHNEIR